The Salvelinus fontinalis isolate EN_2023a chromosome 24, ASM2944872v1, whole genome shotgun sequence genome has a segment encoding these proteins:
- the LOC129822016 gene encoding zinc finger FYVE domain-containing protein 1-like: MRCIVVVGSGGSCCYRQARDGLLTMSEVLMKEMEEVSLCHIKTEEHSENGRSFLLVDEQENLQVHDEAQFLERLGCGDMQGVKVLSIFGNTGDGKSHTLNHILFGGDTVFYTSKSPSSCTVGVWAAFDPGLGLVALDTEGLLGAAANQNQRMRLLLKVLAVSDVVVYRTRAERLHNDMFQFLSSASGAYLKHFTPELRALSSRCGMDVPLSSLGPAVIVFQETTHTQLLGHERTDVPGYADTQLQRRFHDLGLGTEAFSSVQYVGTQTITPPTNYSLLLEAVRQQVRNTATRSPRQPVIVFSALQALSDRFCGEIFDDKIPLYSFFPDEYFTCSSVCLSCNIRCKNGMNHLRDRVPHLADGLCQYAHQYNNKVLICKRCYEGGREVIVIPKTSASTDNPWFGLAKYAWSGYVLECGSCGIIYRSRQYWLGNQDPESGVVRPEVKHVWDGSEAFLTDHQNAAQRMLDGMNFVIQSVSEYSTGPTKAVTSWLTDQVAPLYWRPNADITMCHCCKKPFEEAERKHHCRSCGEGFCQACSTRRMPVPERGWGSTPVRVCDACHRQGGTDTTNQVAVVEPRGLMARRVTEVAQSTLDMVTTAVDYPLCFVKGVARPDYWVPDPQIVQCHRCSKAFTPSMSKHHCRACGQGVCSGCSSKSRTVPSRGWDHPVRVCDGCAIRKGSL, translated from the exons GTCCACGATGAGGCTCAGTTCCTGGAGAGGCTGGGCTGCGGTGACATGCAGGGCGTCAAGGTCCTCTCCATCTTCGGCAACACGGGTGACGGCAAGTCCCACACCCTCAACCACATCCTGTTTGGCGGGGATACCGTGTTCTACACCTCCAAGTCCCCCAGCTCCTGCACGGTGGGCGTGTGGGCTGCCTTTGACCCCGGGCTGGGCCTTGTGGCTTTGGACACAGAGGGCCTGCTGGGGGCGGCGGCCAACCAGAACCAGCGCATGCGTCTGCTGCTGAAGGTACTGGCCGTATCGGACGTGGTGGTGTACCGCACGCGGGCCGAGAGGCTGCACAACGACATGTTCCAGTTCCTAAGCAGCGCCTCAGGGGCCTACCTGAAGCACTTCACCCCCGAGCTGCGCGCCCTCTCCAGCCGCTGTGGCATGGacgttcccctctcctccctgggGCCGGCGGTCATCGTGTTCCAGGAGACCACCCACACCCAGCTACTGGGCCATG AACGAACAGATGTCCCTGGCTATGCAGACACTCAGCTCCAGAGGCGCTTCCATGACCTGGGCCTGGGTACAGAGGCCTTCAGCTCAGTGCAGTACGTGGGCACACAGACCATCACTCCACCGACCAACTACTCTCTGCTCCTGGAGGCTGTACGCCAGCAAGTCAGGAACACTGCCACACGATCGCCCCGCCAACCGGTCATCGTCTTCAGCGCCTTGCAG gcTCTGAGTGACAGGTTCTGTGGGGAGATCTTTGACGACAAGATCCCCCTCTACTCCTTCTTCCCTGACGAATACTTCACCTGCTCTTCAGTCTGCCTCAGCTGCAA TATCCGCTGTAAGAACGGGATGAACCATCTCAGAGACAGGGTCCCTCACCTGGCAGACGGACTGTGTCAGTACGCTCACCAGTACAACAACAAGGTCCTCATCTGCAAG AGGTGCTATGAGGGGGGCAGGGAGGTTATTGTCATCCCTAAAACCTCAGCCTCCACAGACAACCCCTGGTTTGGGCTGGCGAAGTACGCCTGGTCTGG GTATGTCCTGGAGTGTGGCAGCTGTGGCATCATCTACCGCAGCCGACAGTACTGGCTGGGCAACCAGGACCCAGAGAGCGGCGTGGTGCGGCCCGAGGTCAAACACGTCTGGGACGGG TCTGAGGCCTTCCTGACAGACCACCAGAATGCGGCCCAGAGGATGCTGGATGGGATGAACTTTGTGATCCAGTCTGTGTCGGAGTACAGCACGGGTCCCACCAAGGCTGTCACGTCCTGGCTCACTGACCAGGTGGCCCCGCTCTATTGGAGACCCAACGCGGACATCACC ATGTGTCACTGCTGTAAGAAGCCCtttgaggaggcagagaggaagcaCCACTGTCGTTCGTGTGGCGAGGGCTTCTGCCAGGCCTGCTCCACCCGCAGGATGCCCGTACCCGAGAGGGGCTGGGGAAGCACCCCCGTCCGGGTCTGTGACGCCTGCCACCGCCAGGGAGGGACCGACACCACCAACCAGG TGGCTGTGGTGGAGCCGCGGGGGCTGATGGCCCGCAGGGTGACAGAGGTGGCCCAGTCTACTCTAGACATGGTCACCACTGCAGTGGACTACCCGCTGT GCTTTGTGAAAGGAGTGGCCCGGCCTGACTACTGGGTCCCCGACCCCCAGATCGTGCAGTGCCACAGGTGCAGCAAAGCCTTCACCCCCAGTATGTCCAAGCACCACTGCCGGGCGTGTGGCCAGGGCGTCTGCAGCGGTTGCTCCTCCAAGAGCCGCACCGTGCCCTCCCGTGGCTGGGACCACCCTGTCCGCGTCTGTGACGGCTGCGCCATTCGCAAGGGCAGCCTGTGA